In Topomyia yanbarensis strain Yona2022 chromosome 2, ASM3024719v1, whole genome shotgun sequence, one DNA window encodes the following:
- the LOC131682394 gene encoding uncharacterized protein LOC131682394 — translation MNFLTATQRTPPCLKGFIHNINAIRLLWRIVHEEYGFTHLCMNKVCQDALENTFAAVRRSCGCNDTPTSHQFGIAVKYCSVRGTLEKIYGSNCEPDQTSNLLDVEENDKLPESFVESEKDPLTLNRSCVTHSFEPLDFDSEMPDIPETNALVYIIGYATSKLSHKNCKQNMNLAHNSIQTLNVNYTYCKLKHFLNASGFNFPNHTTLEIGIILLFAFKQKFYQFLGESRYKVRNRLKEYVKYEDYKLILCQVCFDKFTSCVLNTLIKGQMSKMMHNFNKKRYISRRKRNGKARRMGLAGRVTKAKKCTTGATIYSKKTQRA, via the coding sequence ATGAATTTCCTAACTGCAACTCAGAGGACTCCTCCTTGTCTTAAAGGATTTATTCACAACATAAATGCAATCCGATTATTGTGGAGAATCGTACACGAAGAATACGGTTTTACACATTTGTGTATGAACAAAGTGTGTCAAGACGCGCTAGAGAACACGTTTGCAGCAGTCAGGCGATCTTGTGGATGTAACGATACTCCAACCAGCCATCAATTTGGAATCGCAGTAAAATATTGCAGTGTTCGTGGAACATTGGAAAAAATATACGGTTCCAACTGTGAACCCGATCAAACTTCTAATCTTCTCGATGTTGAAGAAAACGATAAACTTCCAGAAAGTTTCGTAGAGTCAGAAAAAGATCCATTAACGCTCAATAGAAGTTGTGTCACGCACTCTTTTGAGCCATTAGATTTTGACAGCGAAATGCCAGACATTCCCGAAACAAACGCATTAGTATACATCATAGGATACGCAACATCCAAACTATCACACAAAAATTGTAAGCAAAACATGAACTTGGCACATAATAGTATACAAACTCTCAATGTAAACTATACGTATTGCAAACTAAAGCACTTCCTAAATGCATCAGGATTCAATTTTCCAAATCATACGACGTTAGAGATAGGTATAATATTACTATTTGCTTTTAAGCAGAAATTTTACCAGTTCCTTGGAGAAAGCCGATATAAGGTTAGGAATAGGCTGAAAGAATACGTGAAGTATGAAGACTACAAATTGATTTTGTGTCAGGTTTGTTTTGACAAATTCACATCCTGCGTTTTGAATACTCTCATCAAAGGACAAATGAGCAAAATGATGCATAACTTTAATAAAAAACGGTACATTAGCCGCCGAAAGCGAAATGGAAAAGCTAGAAGAATGGGTCTTGCAGGCAGAGtaacaaaagcaaaaaaatgcaCAACGGGTGCTACAATTTATTCTAAAAAGACCCAACGAGCATGA